One genomic segment of Deltaproteobacteria bacterium includes these proteins:
- a CDS encoding PEP-CTERM sorting domain-containing protein, with amino-acid sequence MRTLALMAVTLIVGVWLATPAWADRFFFSTGTPDGRLGALSQPPASETLETETADDFILSQPTFISGAIIVGLIPPGTPLANISNVEVEVYHVFSKDSDVERTSGPPTFSTAQVPTRVNSPSDVEIDDATRDGTDGTLGFSASVLNASFPVLNTVVTGINKKPDQTTLGDGSATGEEVQIDIAFTPPILLPPDQYFFRPEVQVAGGDFLYLSAPKPIVAPGTPFMGDLQAWIRNSDLKPDWLRIGTDIIGGAPAPTFNMTFSLTGAAISGTPGRANCRGKTVSGLSEDFGEELDAAASALGFSSVKALHDAIVAFCEE; translated from the coding sequence ATGAGAACGCTTGCTCTAATGGCCGTCACGTTGATCGTCGGGGTGTGGCTCGCGACGCCCGCCTGGGCAGATCGTTTTTTCTTCAGCACCGGTACCCCGGACGGGCGGCTCGGAGCGCTGTCCCAGCCTCCCGCCTCCGAGACGCTCGAGACCGAGACTGCCGATGACTTCATCCTCAGCCAGCCCACATTCATCAGCGGAGCCATCATTGTCGGGTTGATCCCGCCTGGAACGCCCCTGGCGAATATCAGCAATGTCGAGGTCGAGGTGTATCACGTCTTCTCCAAGGACTCGGATGTCGAACGCACGTCCGGGCCGCCGACGTTCTCGACCGCGCAGGTGCCGACACGCGTGAACTCCCCCTCCGATGTCGAAATCGATGACGCCACGCGCGATGGGACCGACGGTACTCTGGGTTTTTCCGCCAGTGTGCTGAATGCGAGCTTCCCGGTGCTGAACACCGTGGTCACTGGCATCAACAAAAAGCCGGATCAAACCACCCTCGGCGACGGCTCAGCGACCGGCGAAGAGGTCCAGATCGACATTGCCTTCACTCCCCCGATCCTGCTGCCGCCAGATCAGTACTTCTTCCGTCCCGAGGTCCAGGTAGCCGGCGGCGATTTCCTGTACTTGTCGGCGCCGAAGCCGATCGTGGCGCCCGGAACGCCGTTCATGGGAGACCTGCAAGCCTGGATCCGCAACTCGGACTTGAAGCCCGACTGGTTGCGAATCGGTACCGACATCATCGGCGGCGCGCCCGCGCCGACCTTCAACATGACGTTCTCCCTGACCGGCGCTGCCATTTCCGGAACGCCCGGGCGGGCGAACTGCCGCGGCAAGACCGTCTCCGGGCTCTCCGAAGACTTTGGAGAAGAACTTGATGCAGCTGCCTCAGCGCTCGGATTTTCCAGCGTGAAGGCTCTACACGACGCCATCGTGGCGTTTTGTGAGGAATAG